From the genome of Halobacteriovorax marinus SJ:
CCAATTGATAAGAAAACTAAGCGTGAAATTCTTGGTAAGATAAATGATAGAACGACTTACACAAATTCTCCTAACCCAGATTGGAAGAAACTCTATGCTAACGACCTATTGAATAAACTAGGTGAAGATAGCAAAGTCTTTATCAAAAAAAATAGTGGAATAATTAGAGTTATTGCCAATAAAGCAACTTACATTGAGCAAGTACAAGTAACTATTCAAAGTGACCCTAACTTACCTGCCAACAGCTTTGAAGCACAAGTTGATGCCCAGACTGGAAAACAATTGACTGTGTGGAATAGAACAAATTTTGAAAATAAGAAGAATAGCTTTTCGATAAAAATGAAACTAGACCCTTAATAGAGGGCCTAGTTCATAATCTTTATAAATCAAGTGGAAGAGATACACCAAAAACAACTTCATTTGAACTGAAGTCAGTAGATGTCTCTGTACCAAGACTAACATCTTTGTACTTATCTAATTCAATCATTCTAAATTCTAAATTTAAACTAACAAAAGGAAGACCTGTAAAGCCAACACCAAGTGTAGTAGTGTTTCCACTGAGTTCGTCATTCGCAGCACCAATCCAAGCACCATTCTTATCAAACTCCCACTTAGTATTGAAAGTATATCCAACATAGGCCCTTAAAAGAATTGGAAGCTCATAACCTAAGAATGCACCAATTTCTGTACCAGAGTAGTCTTGATCGACTCCACTGTTTGTCCACGTTCCACCACCTGTATGCTTGTCGTAGCTTAGTGAACCAGACGTCTTTCTATACTCTAAACCACCCATAAAGCCAAAAGCCGTATAGCCTAATCTTGCACCAAATTGTGGCCCAGTATTTTTTGCATCAGCAGTTAAAGATCCAGTTGTGTACTCTGAACTTCCAATTCCATATCCAATGAATGGCTCAACAAGAATTCCAGCAAAGGAATTCGATGAAAGAACTAGAAATGTAAAAAGGGAAATAATTTTGATATTTTTCATATATCCTCCATAATTTACTTATTGGTCCTAACCTTGGACCCTTTGTAATTAGTATGACAAAAACACGCGCGTACTGGTGATTTTTGTAATTTCTTCAAATAGTGAACAAACTCTAACCATTATAGTATAACTCTTTCAAATAATCTCAGAAAGGAAATAATATGAAGTACTTAGTGACACTATTGATCTTATTTAGTGCCAATACAAAGGCCACAAGATTTGAAATTATTGACTCCTGTAAGAGTACTCCTATTTTTAGTACTGTAGTTACAGATAGTTATCAAAGTATTGGCGAATTAAGTCTCAATGTTCTGGGCCAGAACAATATTCCAAACCTTGCGAGTGATTACGGTATTTCACAAATTTATAACTCTCCTATTGGCCTTGATGCCATGGAAGTTCTTAGCGACACTATGATGAGATCTCATGGTTGGTGTTATTCAGTAGACGGAATGCTTCCTGAAGTTCTTATGAATGAGTACACTTTAACAGGCAAAGAGAAGGTCATCACATGGTTTATGGGCTACTCTACATATATTGGAAACCCAATGACTGGTGAAGCGG
Proteins encoded in this window:
- a CDS encoding outer membrane beta-barrel protein; its protein translation is MKNIKIISLFTFLVLSSNSFAGILVEPFIGYGIGSSEYTTGSLTADAKNTGPQFGARLGYTAFGFMGGLEYRKTSGSLSYDKHTGGGTWTNSGVDQDYSGTEIGAFLGYELPILLRAYVGYTFNTKWEFDKNGAWIGAANDELSGNTTTLGVGFTGLPFVSLNLEFRMIELDKYKDVSLGTETSTDFSSNEVVFGVSLPLDL